Within Sphingobium sp. EP60837, the genomic segment CTCGACGCCGCCCGAGACGGCGCAGTCGATTTCGTCGGCGATGATGCCGCGCGCGGCGAAGGCGAGCGCGTTGAGCCCTGAGGAGCATTTGCGGTCCATCGAGAAGCCCGCGGTCGTGTCGGGGAGGACCGAGCCATGGACGGTGAGGCGCCCGACATTGTAGCTTTGCGTGTTCCACTGGTTGGCGACGCCGAGATAGACGTCATCGACGCGCGCGGGATCGATCCCGGCGCGGGCGATGGCGGCATCGACCACATGGGAGGACATGAAGGGCGCTTCGGTGTCGTTGAAGGCGCCGCGATAGGCTTTGCCGACACCCGTGCGGGCGGTGGAGATGATGGCTGCTTCACGCATGAGTTCAGTCCTTGTCCATTTTTTGTTGACGCATCCTCTATGCGGAAAAGTCCCACCCTTCGACATGGCTCAGGGCAGGCTTTTCCGCCCGATGCTTAAAAGCCGTGCATGTTGGCGGGCCCCCAATAGGCGCGCATTTCGACGACCTCGTTCGCCTCGTTGAAGCGAAAGGTGTCGATGACGTCGATGCGCTTGGCCCCGCCGTCGTAATTGAGGTTAACCGAGAAGGGGAAGACCGCATAGTCGCCTGCGATCCGGACCGGGCCTTCGAGCTTCAATTTCGCGCCGGTCTTCATCGATTCAGCGTAAAAGGCCCGGACCGCCTCGCGGCCGTGATGGATGGGGCTGCCGATGGGGTCTTCAACCGTCGCATCCTGCGCATAGAGGGCGGCGACCTGGTCGGCGCTGCCCGCTTCGAACGCGGCGACATAGGCGTGGACGGCGGCTTCCATCCTGGCGGGATCTGGCATCTTGACAGGATCAGGCATGGGTGTTGCTCCAACTGGACTGGTGGCGAAAAGGCCGGACGCGAGGGCGAGAATGAGTGGGGCGCGCGCGGCCATGCTGTGTCTATTCGGGGAAATAGCGGTTGATGGTATCGACGATACAGGCGGGCTTGGCGCTCGGTTGACCGTCCGGGCCCTCGATCTCGACGGTGACGCGGATCACCGCCTGGATGGCGCCGCCCTTCACTTCCTCGACCGAGACGATCTCGCCCGTCCCGCGGATGCGCGATCCGACGATCACGGGGGAAAGAAAGCGGGTCTTGTCCATGCCGACATTGACCCCTGCGGAAAAGCCGCGGACCTCGACGATCTGGGGCATGAACAGGTTGACGAGGGAGAGGGTGAGATAGCCGTGGGCGATTGTGGCGCCGAACGGACCGTCCTTGGCGCGGACCGGATCGACATGGATCCATTGATGGTCGCCCGTGCAGTCGGCAAAGGCGTCGATGCGCTCCTGCTCGACGCTCAGCCAGTCCGACGTGTCGAGCCTGGTCCCTTCCTTAGCCAGCAGCGCGCGGGGTGTTTCGAAGATGGTCGCCATGGCGGCTCAGGCCCTTTGGCTGGAGACCGCAACGATCTCGCCGGTCATGTAGGAGGAGAGATCAGAGGCGAGGAACATCATGACATTGGCGATTTCCCAAACCTCGGCAGGACGCTTGAAGGCTTCCTTCTCGACGAGCTTGTCGAGCGCTTCCTGGGTGGTCACCTTGGCGAGGAAGGGGTGCATGGCGAGGCTGGGCGAGACCGCATTGATGCGCACGCCATGTTCGGCCGCCTCGATCGCGGCGCAGCGGGTGAAGGCCATGACCCCTGCCTTGGCGGCGGCATAATGGGCCTGGCCCTTTTGCGCGCGCCAGCCCAGCACCGAGGCGTTGTTGACCATGACGCCCGATTTGGCGGCGTACATGCTTGGTAAGAAGGCGCGGGTCATGCGGAAGAGCGAGGTCAAGGTGACGTCGAACACGCGGCTCCACTGCTCGTCGGTCATCTCGACGATATCGACCTCGCCGCCGAGACCGGCATTGTTGATGAGGACGTCGACCTTGCCCAGTTCCTGGAGCGCGGCATCGCGCAAGCCCTGCACGGCCTCTTCGCTGGTGACGTCGCAGACGAACAGGGCGGGACGCGCGCAGCCCACTTCCTCGGCGATGCGGTCGGCCGCTTCATTGAGGCGGCGTTCGTGGAAATCGCTGATGAGGAGCCGCGCCCCTTCTTCCGCGGCGCGCTTGGCGGCGGAGAAACCGATGCCGGTGCCGGCCGCTGCGGTGACGACCACGGTCTTGCCCTTGAGTAGGCCCAGCGGCGTCGGATAAGGCGGCACGGGGGAGGTCGGGGTCATGCGGGGTCCTTCATGGTTGCGGCGGTACTGGCCGCCTGATGGTCTGTGACAAGGATGATCTTGCCGCGCACATGGCCCTCGCGCACGCGCGCCATGGCGGCGGCGGCCTCTGAAAGCGGGAGGGTTTCTAGCGGCGGGGGCGTCATGCGGCCCTGGGCGGTGGCGGCGACGAGCGCTGCAAGATGGGCGGGCGCGCTTTCGAAGCTGGCCGAGGCGCGGATCGCCCGGATGCCCTTGGCGGCAAAGCTGTCCGCATCGGGCAGCGCTTCATTGGGGAGCATGGTTTCGATCGCGACATAGCGGCCGCCGGGACGGATCAGAGCGGCGGGATCGGCAAGGCTGCCCTGGCCGACGGTGTCGAGGAGGAGGTCGACCCCGCCGGGCGCCCATGAGGCGACCTTTTGCGCGACATCCTCCTGGCGATAGTCGATCGGGCAGGCGACGCCGAGCGATGTGAGCAGGTCCTGGTTGGCGGGGCCTGCGGTCGCGGCGATCTGCGCCCCGCATTCCCGCGCGATCTGGATCGCCCAGAGGCCCGTGCCGCCCGATCCGCCATTGATGAGCACGCGCTCGCATGGTTGGAGCTGGCCCTGGGCGAGCAGGGCTTCGCGCGCGGAGATGCCCGGCACCGGGATGGTGGCGGCCTCAACAAAAGAGAGGCTGTCGGGCAGGGCGACGGCCTGGGCGGCGAGGCAGATGGCATAGTCACCCCAAGTCCCGCCGCGCCCCAAGGGCAGGGCGGACATGAAGCCGACGCGCGCGCCGGGCTCGAGGCCCTCCACCCCTTCCCCGGTCGCCACGACCGTGCCCGCGCCGTCAAAGCCGGGTATCAGGGGCAG encodes:
- a CDS encoding nuclear transport factor 2 family protein; translation: MPDPVKMPDPARMEAAVHAYVAAFEAGSADQVAALYAQDATVEDPIGSPIHHGREAVRAFYAESMKTGAKLKLEGPVRIAGDYAVFPFSVNLNYDGGAKRIDVIDTFRFNEANEVVEMRAYWGPANMHGF
- a CDS encoding MaoC family dehydratase, with amino-acid sequence MATIFETPRALLAKEGTRLDTSDWLSVEQERIDAFADCTGDHQWIHVDPVRAKDGPFGATIAHGYLTLSLVNLFMPQIVEVRGFSAGVNVGMDKTRFLSPVIVGSRIRGTGEIVSVEEVKGGAIQAVIRVTVEIEGPDGQPSAKPACIVDTINRYFPE
- a CDS encoding SDR family oxidoreductase, which encodes MTPTSPVPPYPTPLGLLKGKTVVVTAAAGTGIGFSAAKRAAEEGARLLISDFHERRLNEAADRIAEEVGCARPALFVCDVTSEEAVQGLRDAALQELGKVDVLINNAGLGGEVDIVEMTDEQWSRVFDVTLTSLFRMTRAFLPSMYAAKSGVMVNNASVLGWRAQKGQAHYAAAKAGVMAFTRCAAIEAAEHGVRINAVSPSLAMHPFLAKVTTQEALDKLVEKEAFKRPAEVWEIANVMMFLASDLSSYMTGEIVAVSSQRA
- a CDS encoding NADP-dependent oxidoreductase, giving the protein MTGDRAPSSPMQAMAMDSFAGPQAIRARALPVPVPGPGEALVQIAAVGVNPADWKACAGFLPFLPQAFLPLIPGFDGAGTVVATGEGVEGLEPGARVGFMSALPLGRGGTWGDYAICLAAQAVALPDSLSFVEAATIPVPGISAREALLAQGQLQPCERVLINGGSGGTGLWAIQIARECGAQIAATAGPANQDLLTSLGVACPIDYRQEDVAQKVASWAPGGVDLLLDTVGQGSLADPAALIRPGGRYVAIETMLPNEALPDADSFAAKGIRAIRASASFESAPAHLAALVAATAQGRMTPPPLETLPLSEAAAAMARVREGHVRGKIILVTDHQAASTAATMKDPA